A single Mangrovimonas sp. YM274 DNA region contains:
- the rpsC gene encoding 30S ribosomal protein S3 — protein sequence MGQKTNPIGNRLGIIRGWESNWYGGNDYGDKLAEDDKIRKYVHARLSKASVSRVIIERTLKLVTVTITTARPGIIIGKGGQEVDKLKEELKKITNKEVQLNIFEIKRPELDAYLVASSIARQIENRISYRRAIKMAIAAAMRMNAEGIKVQISGRLNGAEMARSEHYKEGRIPLSTFRADIDYALVEAHTTYGRLGVKVWIMKGEVYGKRELSPLVGLSKKQGKGGRGGNNKSRRRK from the coding sequence ATGGGACAAAAAACAAATCCAATCGGAAATCGCTTAGGAATCATCAGAGGATGGGAGTCTAACTGGTACGGAGGCAATGACTATGGAGACAAGCTTGCTGAAGACGATAAGATTAGAAAATATGTTCACGCTCGTTTATCTAAAGCTAGTGTGTCTAGAGTGATCATTGAGCGTACGCTTAAACTTGTAACCGTTACTATCACTACTGCCAGACCTGGTATCATTATCGGTAAAGGTGGTCAAGAGGTAGACAAGTTGAAAGAAGAGCTTAAGAAGATTACAAACAAGGAAGTTCAATTAAACATCTTTGAAATAAAGAGACCAGAACTTGACGCATATTTGGTAGCATCAAGTATTGCTCGTCAAATAGAGAACCGTATCTCTTACAGACGTGCAATTAAAATGGCTATCGCGGCTGCGATGCGTATGAATGCGGAAGGAATTAAAGTACAGATCAGTGGTCGTTTGAACGGAGCTGAGATGGCACGTTCTGAGCACTACAAGGAAGGTCGTATTCCATTATCTACATTTAGAGCCGATATTGACTATGCTTTGGTAGAAGCCCACACTACTTACGGTAGATTGGGAGTTAAAGTATGGATCATGAAAGGTGAGGTATATGGTAAAAGAGAACTTTCTCCGCTAGTTGGTTTATCCAAAAAGCAAGGAAAAGGAGGACGTGGAGGTAATAACAAATCTCGACGAAGAAAGTAA
- the rpsL gene encoding 30S ribosomal protein S12 gives MPTISQLVRKGRAKITKKSKSAALDSCPQRRGVCTRVYTTTPKKPNSAMRKVARVRLTNGNEVNAYIGGEGHNLQEHSIVLVRGGRVKDLPGVRYHIVRGALDTAGVSGRTQRRSKYGAKRPKK, from the coding sequence ATGCCAACAATTTCACAATTAGTACGAAAAGGAAGAGCCAAAATAACCAAGAAGAGTAAATCGGCTGCTTTAGATTCGTGCCCACAAAGACGTGGTGTGTGTACTCGTGTTTATACTACAACGCCTAAGAAACCTAACTCAGCAATGCGTAAGGTAGCAAGGGTTCGTTTAACAAACGGTAACGAGGTTAACGCATACATCGGAGGTGAGGGGCACAACCTACAAGAGCACTCGATAGTATTGGTTAGAGGCGGAAGGGTAAAAGATTTACCAGGTGTTAGATATCACATCGTTCGTGGAGCTTTGGATACCGCAGGTGTATCTGGAAGAACACAACGTAGATCTAAGTATGGTGCAAAACGCCCTAAGAAGTAA
- the rplV gene encoding 50S ribosomal protein L22, which translates to MGSRKKQMAEAMKEDRKQIAFAKLNNCPTSPRKMRLVADLVRGQKAEKALQILRFSSKEASRRLEKLVLSAIANWQAKNEDANIEEANLFVKEIRVDGGTMLKRLRPAPQGRAHRIRKRSNHVTVVIGALNNNTQS; encoded by the coding sequence ATGGGAAGTCGTAAAAAACAAATGGCAGAGGCTATGAAAGAAGACAGAAAGCAAATTGCGTTTGCAAAATTGAACAACTGTCCTACCTCACCAAGAAAAATGCGTTTAGTAGCTGATTTGGTAAGAGGTCAAAAAGCTGAAAAAGCTCTTCAGATCCTTAGATTTAGCTCGAAAGAAGCATCACGTCGTTTAGAGAAACTTGTACTATCAGCAATCGCTAACTGGCAAGCTAAAAACGAAGATGCTAACATCGAAGAAGCTAACTTATTTGTAAAAGAGATCAGAGTAGATGGTGGAACAATGTTAAAAAGATTGCGTCCAGCTCCTCAAGGTCGAGCACACAGAATTAGAAAACGTTCTAACCACGTAACAGTTGTGATTGGAGCATTAAATAACAATACACAAAGCTAA
- the rplD gene encoding 50S ribosomal protein L4: protein MKVAVLDINGKDTGRQAELSKDVFAIEPNNHAVYLDVKQYLANQRQGTHKAKERAEISGSTRKLKKQKGTGTARAGSIKSGVFKGGGRMFGPRPRNYGIKLNKNLKRLARKSALSIKANDKSIVVLEDFNFDTPKTKNFTAVLKALDIQDKKSLFVLGASNNNVYLSSRNFKGSEVVTASELNTYKILNANKVVLLEGALEGIETNLSK, encoded by the coding sequence ATGAAAGTAGCAGTTTTAGATATAAACGGAAAAGACACAGGTAGACAAGCAGAGCTTTCTAAGGATGTGTTTGCTATAGAGCCTAACAATCATGCTGTATACTTAGACGTGAAGCAATATTTAGCTAACCAACGTCAAGGTACACACAAGGCAAAGGAGAGAGCAGAAATTTCTGGAAGTACTCGTAAGCTTAAAAAGCAAAAAGGAACTGGTACAGCTCGTGCGGGAAGTATCAAGTCTGGAGTATTTAAAGGTGGTGGACGTATGTTCGGACCAAGACCAAGAAACTACGGAATCAAATTGAACAAAAACCTTAAGCGTTTGGCTCGTAAATCAGCTTTAAGCATTAAGGCAAATGACAAGTCAATCGTAGTTTTGGAAGACTTCAATTTTGACACTCCAAAAACCAAGAACTTCACAGCGGTATTGAAAGCCCTTGATATTCAAGACAAAAAATCTTTGTTTGTGTTGGGAGCGTCAAATAATAATGTATATTTGTCATCGCGCAATTTTAAAGGGTCTGAAGTTGTAACTGCTTCAGAATTAAACACTTATAAAATTTTGAATGCAAATAAAGTAGTCCTTTTAGAGGGGGCTCTAGAGGGAATTGAAACGAATTTAAGTAAATAA
- the rpsS gene encoding 30S ribosomal protein S19 — protein MARSLKKGPYVHYKLDRKVQQNVESGKKTVIKTWSRASMITPDFVGQTIAVHNGRQFVPVYVTENMVGHKLGEFSPTRSFRGHAGAKNKGKK, from the coding sequence ATGGCAAGATCATTAAAAAAAGGACCTTACGTTCATTATAAATTAGATAGAAAAGTTCAACAAAATGTTGAGTCTGGCAAGAAGACAGTTATCAAAACTTGGTCTAGAGCTTCTATGATTACTCCAGACTTCGTAGGACAAACTATTGCAGTGCACAACGGTCGTCAGTTTGTACCAGTTTACGTAACAGAAAACATGGTAGGTCATAAATTAGGAGAATTTTCACCAACACGTTCTTTTAGAGGGCATGCAGGTGCAAAAAATAAAGGTAAAAAATAA
- the fusA gene encoding elongation factor G, whose product MAQRDLKYTRNIGIAAHIDAGKTTTTERILFYTGVSHKIGEVHDGAATMDWMEQEQERGITITSAATTCTWKFPMENAQPLPDTKDYHFNIIDTPGHVDFTVEVNRSLRVLDGLVFLFSAVDGVEPQSETNWRLADNYKVPRIGFVNKMDRQGSNFLAVCQQVKDMLGSNAVPIVLNIGDEADFKGIVDLVKNRAIVWHDDNFGSTFDVVDIPADMQDEVKKYRALLIEEVAGYDENLLEKFMEDEDSITEDEVHAALRAAVMDRAIIPMICGSSFKNKGVQFLLDAVCRYLPSPVDKDAIEGTDPNTGEAVTRKPDVDAPFSALAFKIATDPFVGRLAFFRAYSGRLDAGSYVMNNRSGKKERISRIYQMHSNKQNAIDFIEAGDIGAAVGFKDIKTGDTLSDEKAPIVLESMDFPDPVIGIAVEPKTKADVDKLGMALAKLAEEDPTFTARTDEASGQTIISGMGELHLDIIVDRLKREFKVEVNQGQPQVEYKEAITQTAQHREVYKKQSGGRGKFADIVFTLEPAEEGKVGLEFVSEIKGGNVPKEFIPSIEKGFKMAMVNGPLAGYEVDAMKVTLTDGSYHDVDSDQLSFELAAKLGFKAAAKAAKAVIMEPIMKLEVLTPEENMGDIVGDLNRRRGQVNDMSDRAGSKVVKAHVPLSEMFGYVTALRTLSSGRATSTMEFSHYAETPSNIAEEVIKAAKGVEA is encoded by the coding sequence ATGGCACAAAGAGATTTAAAATATACAAGAAACATAGGAATTGCTGCTCATATTGATGCTGGTAAAACAACAACAACTGAGCGTATTCTTTTTTATACTGGAGTTTCCCACAAGATTGGTGAGGTGCACGATGGTGCTGCCACAATGGACTGGATGGAGCAAGAGCAAGAGCGTGGTATTACTATCACATCTGCAGCTACAACCTGTACTTGGAAATTCCCAATGGAAAATGCACAGCCATTGCCAGATACTAAGGATTATCACTTTAATATTATTGATACTCCTGGTCACGTTGACTTTACAGTAGAGGTAAACCGTTCATTACGTGTATTGGACGGATTGGTATTCTTGTTTAGTGCGGTTGATGGTGTTGAGCCACAATCTGAAACTAACTGGAGACTTGCAGATAACTATAAAGTACCTAGAATTGGTTTCGTAAACAAAATGGACCGTCAAGGATCTAACTTTTTGGCTGTTTGTCAACAAGTAAAAGATATGTTGGGGTCTAACGCTGTGCCAATTGTATTGAACATTGGTGATGAAGCAGACTTTAAAGGTATTGTAGACCTAGTAAAGAATAGAGCTATTGTATGGCATGATGACAACTTTGGATCAACTTTTGACGTTGTTGATATTCCTGCAGACATGCAAGATGAAGTGAAGAAATACAGAGCTTTATTGATCGAGGAGGTAGCTGGTTACGACGAGAACCTTCTTGAGAAATTTATGGAAGATGAGGATTCTATTACTGAAGACGAAGTGCACGCTGCATTGAGAGCTGCTGTAATGGATAGAGCTATCATTCCTATGATTTGTGGTTCTTCTTTCAAGAATAAAGGAGTACAGTTCTTGTTGGACGCTGTATGTCGTTATTTACCTTCACCGGTAGATAAAGATGCTATCGAAGGTACAGATCCAAATACAGGTGAAGCTGTAACTCGTAAGCCAGATGTAGATGCACCGTTTTCTGCTTTGGCATTTAAGATTGCTACCGATCCTTTCGTAGGACGTTTGGCATTCTTCCGTGCTTATTCTGGTAGATTGGATGCTGGTTCTTACGTAATGAACAACCGTTCAGGTAAGAAAGAGCGTATCTCTCGTATCTACCAAATGCACTCTAACAAGCAAAATGCGATCGACTTTATCGAAGCTGGAGATATTGGAGCAGCAGTAGGATTTAAGGATATCAAAACAGGAGATACCCTTTCTGATGAAAAAGCACCAATCGTATTGGAAAGTATGGACTTCCCAGACCCAGTAATCGGTATCGCTGTTGAGCCTAAGACTAAAGCTGACGTTGATAAGTTAGGTATGGCCTTGGCTAAATTGGCAGAAGAAGATCCAACATTTACTGCAAGAACTGATGAGGCTTCAGGACAGACTATTATTTCTGGAATGGGAGAGCTTCACTTAGATATTATTGTTGACCGTTTGAAGCGTGAGTTCAAGGTTGAAGTTAACCAAGGACAACCTCAAGTAGAGTACAAGGAAGCTATTACTCAAACTGCACAACACAGAGAAGTTTACAAAAAACAATCTGGTGGACGTGGTAAATTCGCAGATATCGTATTTACTCTTGAGCCTGCAGAAGAAGGTAAAGTTGGTCTTGAATTCGTTTCTGAGATCAAAGGTGGTAACGTACCAAAAGAATTTATCCCTTCAATTGAGAAAGGATTTAAGATGGCAATGGTAAACGGTCCATTGGCGGGTTACGAAGTAGACGCTATGAAAGTTACCTTGACAGATGGATCTTATCACGATGTGGATTCTGACCAGTTATCATTCGAATTGGCTGCTAAACTTGGTTTCAAAGCTGCTGCTAAAGCTGCTAAAGCCGTAATCATGGAGCCTATCATGAAATTGGAAGTGTTAACTCCAGAAGAAAACATGGGTGATATCGTAGGTGACCTTAACCGTCGTCGTGGACAGGTTAACGACATGAGCGATAGAGCTGGATCTAAAGTTGTTAAAGCACACGTACCATTATCTGAAATGTTTGGTTACGTAACGGCTTTACGTACTTTGTCTTCTGGTAGAGCAACCTCTACTATGGAATTTTCACATTATGCTGAAACTCCTTCTAACATTGCAGAAGAGGTGATTAAGGCAGCAAAAGGAGTAGAAGCTTAA
- the rplC gene encoding 50S ribosomal protein L3, protein MSGLIGKKIGMTSIFDENGKNIPCTVIEAGPCIVTQVRTEEVDGYNALQLGFDDKTEKSATKAELGHAKKAGTSVKKKVVEFQGFEGDYKLGDAITVEHFIEGEFVDIAGTSKGKGFQGVVKRHGFGGVGQATHGQHNRLRAPGSIGAASYPARVFKGMKMAGRMGGEKVKVENLRVYKVVPEKNLLVVKGCVPGHKNSYVIIEK, encoded by the coding sequence ATGTCTGGGTTAATAGGAAAAAAGATCGGTATGACCAGCATTTTTGATGAAAATGGAAAAAACATTCCATGTACAGTAATCGAAGCTGGACCATGTATCGTTACCCAAGTCAGAACCGAAGAGGTTGACGGGTATAATGCTCTTCAACTTGGTTTCGATGACAAGACAGAAAAAAGTGCTACAAAAGCAGAGCTTGGTCACGCCAAAAAAGCTGGTACTTCTGTTAAGAAAAAAGTCGTTGAATTCCAAGGATTTGAAGGAGATTACAAATTAGGTGATGCAATCACAGTAGAGCACTTCATTGAAGGTGAGTTTGTGGATATTGCAGGTACATCTAAAGGAAAAGGATTCCAAGGTGTTGTAAAACGTCATGGTTTTGGTGGAGTTGGTCAAGCTACGCATGGTCAACATAACCGTTTAAGAGCTCCTGGTTCTATTGGTGCAGCTTCTTATCCTGCGAGAGTATTCAAAGGAATGAAGATGGCCGGAAGAATGGGCGGTGAAAAAGTGAAAGTTGAAAATTTAAGAGTTTACAAAGTAGTTCCTGAAAAGAACCTTCTTGTTGTTAAAGGATGTGTTCCTGGGCACAAAAACTCTTATGTAATCATTGAGAAATAA
- the rplX gene encoding 50S ribosomal protein L24 — translation MTKLKIKSGDTVKVIAGDNKGSEGKVLKVFVDKNKAIVEGVNIVKKHTKPSAQNPQGGIVEKEAPIHISNLSLVNSKGETTRVGYKMEGDKKVRFAKKSNEVI, via the coding sequence ATGACAAAGCTTAAAATAAAATCAGGAGATACCGTAAAAGTAATTGCCGGAGACAATAAAGGATCAGAAGGTAAAGTACTTAAAGTATTTGTAGATAAGAACAAGGCCATCGTAGAAGGAGTAAACATTGTGAAGAAGCACACTAAGCCAAGCGCACAAAATCCTCAAGGTGGTATCGTAGAGAAAGAAGCACCAATCCACATCTCAAATTTATCTTTGGTAAATTCTAAAGGAGAAACTACTAGAGTTGGGTACAAAATGGAAGGTGATAAAAAAGTAAGATTTGCCAAAAAATCTAATGAAGTAATATAG
- the rpmC gene encoding 50S ribosomal protein L29, with translation MKQSEIKQLSTAELQEQLGMTKKSYADLKMAHAISPLENPIQLRSVRRSIARIETELTKRELQ, from the coding sequence ATGAAGCAATCAGAAATTAAACAGCTATCTACAGCCGAGTTACAAGAACAACTTGGTATGACCAAAAAGAGTTATGCAGACCTGAAAATGGCTCATGCAATATCTCCTTTAGAAAATCCAATTCAATTGCGTTCTGTAAGACGTTCAATAGCAAGAATTGAGACTGAATTAACTAAAAGAGAACTACAATAA
- the rplN gene encoding 50S ribosomal protein L14 — MVQQESRLKVADNTGAKEVLTIRVLGGTKKRYASIGDKIVVSVKDATPNGNVKKGAVSTAVVVRTVKEVRRPDGSYIRFDDNACVLLNAQGEMRGTRVFGPVARELRDKQFMKIVSLAPEVL, encoded by the coding sequence ATGGTACAACAAGAATCAAGATTAAAAGTAGCCGATAACACTGGAGCAAAGGAAGTATTGACAATACGTGTTCTAGGTGGTACTAAAAAGAGATATGCTTCTATTGGAGATAAAATTGTTGTTTCTGTAAAAGATGCAACTCCTAACGGAAACGTAAAAAAAGGTGCAGTTTCTACTGCCGTGGTTGTACGTACCGTAAAAGAAGTAAGACGCCCAGATGGATCTTATATTAGATTCGATGACAACGCTTGTGTACTTTTAAATGCTCAAGGTGAGATGAGAGGTACACGTGTATTTGGACCTGTTGCTAGAGAACTTCGTGATAAACAATTCATGAAAATTGTATCATTGGCACCTGAAGTGCTTTAA
- the rplW gene encoding 50S ribosomal protein L23: MSILIKPIITEKATTQGELNNCFSFEVSTKANKVEIKKAVEAAYGVSVEKVRTINVRPDRRTRYTKTGIQHGKTNAIKKAFVQLAEGETIDLYSNM, from the coding sequence ATGAGTATCTTAATTAAACCTATCATCACCGAAAAAGCAACAACTCAAGGTGAGTTGAACAACTGCTTTAGCTTTGAAGTGAGCACAAAGGCGAACAAGGTAGAAATTAAAAAAGCAGTAGAAGCTGCTTATGGCGTTTCTGTTGAAAAAGTTCGTACTATAAATGTCCGTCCAGATAGAAGAACCCGTTATACAAAAACAGGTATTCAGCATGGTAAAACAAATGCTATCAAAAAGGCATTTGTACAACTGGCGGAAGGTGAGACAATTGATTTATACAGTAACATGTAA
- the rplB gene encoding 50S ribosomal protein L2: MSVRKLKPITSAQRFRVVNGFDAITTDKPEKSLLAPKKRSGGRNSQGKMTMRYIGGGHKKKYRIIDFKRNKAGIPAEVKTIEYDPNRTAFIALLNYQDGEKRYIIAQNGLQVGQNVVSGATGVAPEIGNAMPLSEIPLGTIISCIELHPGQGAVMARSAGAFAQLMARDGKFATIKLPSGETRLVLVTCMATIGAVSNSDHQLIVSGKAGRSRWLGRRPRTRAVVMNPVDHPMGGGEGRSSGGHPRSRKGLPAKGYRTRSKTKASNKYIVERRKK; the protein is encoded by the coding sequence ATGTCAGTAAGAAAATTAAAACCGATTACATCAGCTCAGCGTTTTAGAGTAGTTAATGGATTTGACGCCATTACTACTGATAAGCCGGAGAAAAGCTTGCTTGCTCCGAAAAAAAGATCTGGTGGTAGAAACAGTCAAGGAAAAATGACCATGCGCTACATTGGTGGTGGTCACAAAAAGAAGTATCGTATCATCGATTTCAAAAGAAACAAAGCGGGAATCCCTGCTGAAGTGAAAACTATCGAATACGATCCAAACAGAACAGCTTTTATCGCATTGTTGAACTATCAAGATGGTGAGAAAAGATACATCATTGCCCAAAATGGTTTACAGGTTGGACAAAACGTTGTATCTGGTGCCACAGGAGTAGCTCCAGAGATTGGAAATGCAATGCCTTTAAGCGAAATACCTTTAGGAACTATTATTTCATGCATTGAGTTGCACCCAGGACAAGGAGCTGTTATGGCTAGAAGTGCAGGGGCATTTGCTCAATTGATGGCGAGAGATGGTAAATTTGCTACCATTAAATTGCCATCAGGTGAAACCAGATTGGTACTTGTAACTTGTATGGCTACTATTGGAGCCGTATCTAACTCTGACCACCAGTTGATCGTATCTGGTAAAGCAGGTAGAAGCAGATGGTTGGGTAGAAGACCAAGAACAAGAGCTGTTGTAATGAACCCAGTAGATCACCCAATGGGTGGTGGTGAAGGTCGTTCATCTGGAGGACACCCACGTTCTAGAAAAGGTTTACCTGCTAAAGGTTACAGAACCCGTTCTAAAACAAAAGCGAGTAATAAATATATTGTAGAACGTAGAAAGAAATAA
- the rpsQ gene encoding 30S ribosomal protein S17, whose translation MEKRNLRKERIGVVTSNKMQKSIVVSEVKKVKHPMYGKFVLKTKKYVAHDETNDCNIGDTVRIMETRPMSKSKCWRLVEIIERAK comes from the coding sequence ATGGAAAAAAGAAACTTAAGAAAAGAACGTATAGGAGTTGTTACAAGTAACAAAATGCAGAAGTCCATTGTGGTTTCTGAGGTTAAGAAAGTAAAACACCCTATGTATGGAAAATTCGTGTTGAAAACGAAAAAATACGTTGCACACGATGAAACAAACGACTGTAACATTGGAGATACTGTAAGGATCATGGAAACACGACCTATGAGTAAATCTAAATGTTGGAGATTAGTAGAAATAATTGAAAGAGCGAAGTAA
- the rplP gene encoding 50S ribosomal protein L16 produces the protein MLQPKKTKFRKQQKGRMKGNAGRGHVLSNGMFGIKSLDSQFITARQIEAARIAATRYMKREGQLWIKIFPDKPITKKPLEVRMGKGKGAVEYWAAVVKPGRVLFEVTGVPLEIAKEALRLAAQKLPVKTKFIIARDYDEAQ, from the coding sequence ATGTTACAACCAAAGAAAACAAAGTTTCGTAAGCAACAGAAAGGTCGCATGAAAGGAAATGCCGGAAGAGGGCATGTACTTTCAAATGGAATGTTTGGTATAAAATCACTTGACTCTCAATTTATTACTGCGCGTCAAATCGAAGCTGCTCGTATTGCTGCAACTCGTTATATGAAAAGAGAAGGGCAACTTTGGATTAAAATTTTTCCAGACAAGCCTATCACAAAGAAACCTCTTGAAGTACGTATGGGTAAAGGTAAAGGTGCTGTTGAGTACTGGGCTGCTGTTGTTAAACCAGGTAGAGTATTATTTGAAGTTACAGGTGTGCCATTAGAAATCGCAAAAGAAGCTTTGCGTTTGGCTGCTCAAAAACTTCCAGTTAAAACTAAGTTTATTATAGCTCGAGACTACGACGAAGCTCAATAA
- a CDS encoding POTRA domain-containing protein, whose amino-acid sequence MMPASKLLLQLIFWTLLSNIAIAQPLHLSILGKNETENKTIDSIGHKKKFENFKTLQTELTSFQQTLNRLGYLESKLENLERETDSTYIAQFQLNNKYNSIHIYYSDLQADLLKTLNIAYHNGYFIASISELETTLEKLNIAIANSGDPFSTLELTDFNKIDNKTLSATLKITNNKTRTIDNIVLNGYEKFPKSYIKHFLKIKRQQSFNLSKIKQQTNLLNDIQFADQIKEPEVLFTKDSTTLYLYIQKKKANTFDGFLGFGTNTENQKLEFDGYLNLALVNNLNYGESLKLLYKSDENDQRTFNLDLSLPYLFKSPIGLEANLNIFRRDSSFVNASQSVNTFYQINSKNKLSVGISSLNSNNLLDTPSTTLEDYNSVFYNFNYSYIKLQNYDPLFRTNFLFELSTGFGNRTFSNTKENQIDLKIRSSKIFNLNDRNSFFTKITGAYLDSNNYLENELYRFGGINSIRGFEENSILGNLYTVLNTEYRYRLSTNLYVHTVLDGAYFENQLNNSKEKLFGIGFGFGLLTNTGLFKLNYSNGKTESQKFKFSDSKIHISVSSTF is encoded by the coding sequence ATGATGCCCGCCTCAAAATTGTTATTGCAATTGATTTTTTGGACGTTGCTAAGCAACATTGCTATTGCTCAACCACTTCACTTGAGCATACTGGGCAAAAATGAAACCGAGAACAAAACCATCGACTCGATTGGCCATAAAAAAAAGTTTGAAAACTTCAAAACACTTCAAACAGAACTAACTTCATTTCAACAAACCCTTAACCGTTTAGGATATTTAGAATCCAAACTTGAGAACCTAGAAAGAGAAACGGACTCAACTTATATTGCACAGTTCCAATTAAACAACAAATACAATTCTATTCATATATATTATAGTGACCTACAAGCAGATTTGCTTAAAACCTTAAACATAGCATACCATAATGGCTATTTCATCGCTTCCATTTCCGAATTAGAAACCACATTGGAAAAACTTAACATAGCAATTGCGAATTCCGGAGACCCTTTCAGCACATTAGAGCTAACCGACTTCAACAAAATTGACAACAAAACGTTAAGTGCAACACTTAAAATAACCAACAACAAAACCCGAACTATTGACAATATCGTCCTTAATGGCTATGAGAAATTCCCAAAATCATACATTAAACACTTCCTAAAAATAAAAAGACAGCAAAGCTTTAACCTTTCCAAAATAAAACAGCAAACCAACCTATTAAACGACATACAATTTGCGGATCAAATAAAGGAACCCGAAGTTCTTTTTACAAAAGACTCCACTACCCTCTACCTATATATTCAAAAGAAGAAAGCAAACACTTTTGATGGCTTCCTAGGTTTTGGCACAAATACCGAAAACCAAAAACTGGAATTTGATGGCTATTTAAACTTAGCATTGGTAAACAACCTTAATTACGGAGAATCTCTCAAGCTACTTTATAAAAGTGACGAAAACGACCAAAGGACTTTCAACCTGGACCTAAGCCTTCCGTACCTCTTTAAATCTCCTATAGGTCTAGAAGCCAACCTTAATATCTTTAGAAGGGACTCCTCTTTCGTAAATGCCTCCCAATCTGTTAACACATTTTACCAGATAAATTCCAAAAACAAATTGTCTGTCGGCATAAGCTCTTTAAATTCAAACAATTTATTAGACACACCTTCCACTACTTTAGAAGATTACAACTCCGTTTTTTACAATTTTAACTACAGCTACATCAAACTACAAAATTACGATCCTCTATTTAGAACGAATTTCCTATTTGAACTTTCAACTGGCTTTGGTAACCGAACCTTTAGCAACACCAAGGAAAACCAAATTGACCTAAAAATACGCAGCTCCAAAATTTTCAATCTCAACGATAGAAATAGCTTCTTCACAAAAATTACCGGAGCCTATTTAGATTCAAATAATTATTTGGAAAACGAACTTTATCGATTTGGTGGCATAAACTCCATTAGAGGCTTCGAAGAAAACAGCATTTTAGGCAACCTCTACACTGTATTAAATACCGAATACCGTTATCGACTCTCCACTAACCTTTACGTGCACACCGTTTTGGATGGCGCTTATTTTGAAAATCAGTTAAACAATTCCAAAGAAAAACTATTCGGTATCGGATTTGGTTTTGGACTTCTTACCAACACTGGACTATTCAAGCTAAATTACTCTAACGGAAAGACTGAAAGTCAGAAATTTAAATTTTCGGACTCAAAAATTCATATCAGCGTTTCTTCTACGTTTTAA
- the rpsG gene encoding 30S ribosomal protein S7 → MRKRQAKKRPLLPDPRFNDQLVTRFVNMMMWDGKKSVAFKIFYDAIDIVESKKADDEKTALEIWKDALSNVMPHVEVRSRRVGGATFQIPMQIRPDRKISTAMKWLIGYARKRNEKSMPQKLAAEILAAAKEEGAAVKKRVDTHKMAEANKAFSHFRF, encoded by the coding sequence ATGAGAAAAAGACAAGCGAAAAAAAGACCGCTTTTACCAGATCCACGCTTTAACGATCAGTTGGTAACACGTTTCGTTAATATGATGATGTGGGACGGTAAGAAGTCTGTAGCTTTTAAAATATTCTATGATGCTATTGATATTGTAGAGTCTAAGAAAGCTGATGATGAGAAAACAGCTTTGGAAATTTGGAAAGATGCTTTATCAAACGTTATGCCTCACGTAGAAGTGCGTAGTCGTAGAGTTGGTGGTGCAACCTTTCAAATTCCTATGCAAATACGTCCAGACCGTAAAATTTCAACTGCAATGAAGTGGTTGATTGGTTACGCGCGTAAAAGAAATGAAAAATCTATGCCTCAGAAATTGGCAGCTGAGATTTTAGCAGCAGCTAAAGAAGAAGGAGCAGCCGTGAAGAAGAGAGTTGATACTCATAAGATGGCAGAGGCTAATAAAGCATTCTCACACTTTAGATTCTAA
- the rpsJ gene encoding 30S ribosomal protein S10, producing MSQKIRIKLKSYDHNLVDKSADKIVKTVKSTGAVVTGPIPLPTHKKIFTVLRSPHVNKKSREQFQLSSYKRLLDIYSSSSKTIDALMKLELPSGVEVEIKV from the coding sequence ATGAGTCAAAAAATCAGAATAAAATTAAAGTCTTACGATCACAATTTGGTTGACAAGTCGGCTGACAAGATTGTAAAAACAGTAAAAAGTACCGGTGCTGTGGTAACGGGTCCAATTCCATTACCAACTCACAAAAAGATTTTCACTGTATTACGTTCACCGCACGTAAACAAGAAGTCTAGAGAGCAGTTCCAATTAAGCTCTTACAAGAGATTATTGGATATCTACTCTTCATCTTCTAAAACAATCGACGCTTTGATGAAACTTGAATTGCCAAGTGGAGTTGAAGTAGAGATCAAGGTGTAA